A genomic region of Candidozyma auris chromosome 5, complete sequence contains the following coding sequences:
- a CDS encoding putative lipoate--protein ligase, translating to MLSRFLRHSSVARVFPARYLNVPFQDDLTPADDELFNLDGFRDYKESPEVRAHREKLGLVQETEERETRRQRIADDTESVQRDISRLSLAEATTMRKPLVFVSRLTNPYLNLALEDYVYHKMPLPEENEQNCNRLMFYLNTPCVVIGKNQNPWREVNMPLLNSLKLPLVRRRSGGGTVVHDMGNVNYSFMTTKADFDRKKFANVVCAAVNEIALPEKQIMVTDRGDIVTIKDQLKVSGSAYKLTKGRSYHHGTMLLNSKLDVLRQLLHRDEAEVGYVESTASVSSVKSPVTNLGLEKDDFIEAVSNEFKAEFGSVKESTSEEKEPEDMDENEFFGLQDLVNAFSERECQTFVIDDSTELPQEVEDMKRELMSWEWKFGSTAKFTHRFVHPEKSLTVEFDVAKGRLQAFRVDGNQQALEAMEFLNIMLARGDGIAYTGSDVAGFITDDSISEWIGNAIDGSS from the coding sequence ATGCTCAGTCGGTTTCTTCGACATTCGAGCGTGGCACGTGTTTTTCCTGCTCGTTACCTCAATGTACCTTTTCAAGACGACTTAACTCCCGCAGATGATGAACTTTTTAATCTTGACGGCTTCCGTGATTATAAGGAGTCTCCAGAGGTGAGGGCTCACAGAGAAAAACTAGGGTTAGTACAAGAGACTGAAGAACGTGAAACAAGGAGACAAAGGATTGCTGATGATACTGAGAGTGTTCAAAGAGATATAAGCAGGTTGTCATTGGCTGAAGCAACTACCATGAGGAAACCATTGGTGTTTGTGTCTAGACTAACAAACCCATATCTTAATTTGGCCCTTGAGGACTATGTCTATCACAAAATGCCGCTTCCAGAGGAAAATGAACAAAACTGTAACCGATTAATGTTCTACTTGAACACGCCGTGTGTGGTTATTGGAAAAAATCAGAATCCTTGGAGAGAGGTGAACATGCCCTTGCTTAATTCGCTCAAGCTACCATTGGTGAGGAGAAGATCTGGCGGAGGCACTGTTGTACACGATATGGGCAACGTGAACTACTCGTTTATGACAACAAAAGCCGACTTTGATCGGAAGAAATTCGCCAATGTCGTATGTGCTGCTGTTAACGAAATAGCTCTTCCGGAAAAACAAATCATGGTTACTGACAGAGGAGACATTGTCACTATAAAAGACCAGCTTAAAGTATCGGGGTCAGCGTACAAGCTCACCAAAGGACGCTCGTACCATCACGGAACCATGCTTTTGAACCTGAAGCTCGATGTGCTACGACAATTGCTCCACAGAGACGAAGCCGAAGTGGGTTACGTCGAAAGTACTGCTTCTGTCAGTTCAGTCAAATCACCGGTGACAAATTTGGGATTGGAGAAGGATGATTTCATCGAGGCTGTGAGCAATGAATTTAAAGCAGAGTTTGGCTCAGTGAAGGAGTCTACGTCggaagagaaagaaccGGAAGATATGGACGAAAACGAGTTTTTCGGGCTCCAGGATCTCGTCAATGCCTTCTCCGAGCGTGAGTGCCAGACTTTTGTTATTGACGACTCCACTGAGCTTCCCCAGGAAGTGGAGGACATGAAACGCGAGCTCATGCTGTGGGAATGGAAGTTTGGATCCACGGCAAAGTTCACCCACCGTTTCGTGCACCCAGAAAAGTCTCTCACGGTGGAGTTTGACGTCGCCAAGGGTCGTCTTCAGGCTTTTCGTGTTGATGGGAATCAGCAAGCACTTGAGGCCATGGAATTTCTAAACATTATGTTGGCACGAGGCGACGGGATCGCATACACTGGCAGCGACGTTGCCGGCTTCATCACCGATGATAGTATCAGTGAGTGGATTGGCAATGCAATTGATGGGCTGTCCTAA
- the HPD1 gene encoding Hpd1p gives MSLRFARFLSTTPTLRANYGFIGLGQMGQHMARHIYAKMEPSDKLYVFDTVPEATASFVDTVTQQKPEAKSQLHTLDAIPKFVTDVDAQLDFIVSMVPEGKHVKGVVSELVDAYKKNPQTGSTTFLDSSTIDIPTSVEVHQMVKKELPEFDFIDTPVSGGVAGARKGTLSFMLSREDHKDVAPDLVKLLNMMGTNIFPCGKNHGAGLAAKLSNNYLLAVTNLAVADSFQLAKSFGLNLQHYAKLVSVSTGKSWASVDNCPIPGVYPENNLPADVGYKGGFITKLTKKDLVLATDCANQYDRALFLGPTARKWYLKACEREDLGSRDLGVLYEWLGELEEKNGEYVDKKTSESFKV, from the coding sequence ATGTCCCTTCGGTTTGCTCGCTTTTTGTCCACCACGCCCACGCTCCGGGCCAACTACGGCTTCATCGGCCTTGGCCAGATGGGCCAGCACATGGCAAGACACATATATGCGAAAATGGAGCCTCTGGATAAGTTGTATGTTTTCGACACGGTGCCCGAGGCCACGGCTTCGTTTGTGGACACGGTCACTCAGCAGAAACCAGAGGCCAAGAGTCAACTCCACACATTGGACGCCATTCCAAAATTCGTCACCGACGTGGACGCTCAGTTGGACTTTATCGTGCTGATGGTGCCTGAGGGAAAGCACGTCAAGGGAGTGGTAAGCGAGCTCGTGGACGCTTATAAGAAGAACCCTCAGACGGGACTGACGACGTTCTTGGACTCGTCTACCATTGACATCCCTACCTCGGTTGAGGTGCACcagatggtgaagaaggagctcCCTGAGTTTGATTTCATCGACACCCCAGTATCTGGAGGTGTTGCTGGCGCCAGAAAGGGAACTTTGTCGTTCATGCTTTCTCGTGAAGACCACAAGGACGTAGCTCCTGATTtggtcaagttgttgaacatgATGGGCACCAACATCTTTCCCTGTGGGAAGAACCACGGTGCAggtttggctgcaaaattgtCCAACAACTACTTGTTGGCCGTGACCAACTTGGCTGTGGCTGACTCGTTtcaattggccaagtccTTTGGCTTGAACTTGCAGCACTACGCCAAGCTCGTTTCGGTTTCTACTGGTAAGTCGTGGGCTTCTGTTGACAACTGCCCAATCCCTGGAGTGTACCCTGAGAACAACTTGCCTGCTGATGTGGGCTACAAGGGCGGTTTCATTACCAAGTTGACAAAGAAGGACTTGGTTTTGGCTACTGACTGCGCCAACCAGTACGACCGTGCGTTGTTTTTGGGCCCCACGGCAAGAAAGTGGTACTTGAAGGCTTGTGAGCGTGAAGACTTGGGTTCTCGTGACTTGGGTGTGTTGTACGAATGGCTTGGGGAgcttgaggagaagaacGGCGAGTATGTCGACAAGAAGACCTCTGAGAGCTTCAAGGTCTGA
- the POP4 gene encoding RNase P/RNase MRP complex subunit: protein MDRDTTLERHLLSRSYDSESRIVKILEERYSIFGGQKPYIPLMPTEGEAGTEKEAKRPLLKNDGTRPTSRRKKSTRAELKRYIKATLANQKRAVRKLQSDRRLSVNRLLAKYQIPLYEDYVSLHQLWNKYMRDLLFSENKTPNLNMVLPKLSTADYNGCLVRVLESRNRNMVGIEGIVVYDAQHSFIVVVKPNTDREDGPSVSPAEKVGGLRILAKRGSLFGFDVVCEDGENATVMGFTIMGSRFEHRSTDRSGRKFKAHNVEDIL, encoded by the coding sequence ATGGATCGTGACACGACACTAGAGAGGCATCTTCTAAGCCGAAGCTATGACTCGGAGTCGAGAATCGTGaaaattcttgaagagaggTACTCAATCTTTGGAGGGCAGAAACCATATATACCGTTGATGCCCACAGAGGGTGAAGCAGGCACAGAGAAAGAGGCAAAGCGCCCATTACTAAAGAACGACGGGACGAGGCCAACGCTGCGCCGGAAAAAGTCAACGAGAGCTGAGCTCAAGCGGTACATTAAAGCAACATTGGCCAACCAGAAGAGAGCGGTGAGGAAGCTTCAAAGTGACCGCAGATTACTGGTGAACAGGCTCCTTGCGAAATATCAAATTCCTCTTTATGAGGACTACGTGAGTTTGCATCAGCTCTGGAATAAGTACATGAGAGACTTGCTATTTAGCGAGAACAAGACCCCCAACTTGAATATGGTGCTACCGAAGTTGTCTACCGCAGATTACAACGGGTGCTTAGTGCGTGTGTTGGAGTCCAGAAACCGCAATATGGTCGGAATTGAAGGCATAGTTGTGTATGACGCCCAACACTCTTTCATAGTAGTTGTCAAGCCGAATACAGATAGGGAAGATGGACCAAGTGTTTCACCTGCCGAGAAAGTAGGAGGACTTCGAATTCTAGCGAAAAGAGGGCTGCTTTTTGGGTTTGATGTGGTTTGTGAGGATGGAGAAAATGCAACGGTTATGGGGTTCACCATCATGGGGTCGAGGTTCGAACATAGGTCCACCGACAGATCCGGGCGCAAGTTCAAAGCCCATAACGTGGAGGATATACTATAG
- a CDS encoding DNA-directed RNA polymerase III subunit C34 — MESADLLHSRMVEAPASKMFTQDELLELMNERDLAKLLSITQNLLDRKMLRLAKVGDELRFQAISASETKKLTSMTDDEQMIYSYIEASGREGIWTKTLKAKTNMHQHIVMRCLKSLESQRYIKSIKSVKHPTRKIYMLYNLQPSIDVTGGPWFTDSELDTEFIDSLLTVVWRFIASKTFPSAFQEPQANVNVFSSVYPASHTEFASLDSVMDFIISNKITNIDLALNDVRSLCEVLIFDDKIELVKDTVDVYKATWQSVLEAGYGRAYKEGAALDSQQQKFLGELDATSQYSIFDHYSVINAQVDEEDVVYLDSWIRV, encoded by the coding sequence ATGGAACTGGCGGACTTGTTGCACCTGCGGATGGTGGAAGCGCCGGCGCTGAAGATGTTCACCCAGGACGAGCTCTTGGAGCTCATGAACGAGAGGGACTTGGCCAAGCTCTTGAGCATAACCCAAAACTTGTTGGATAGAAAGATGTTGAGATTAGCCAAAGTTGGAGATGAGTTGCGCTTTCAGGCGATTCTGGCCTCGGAAACGAAGAAACTCACCTCGATGACCGATGACGAGCAAATGATTTATTCATACATCGAGGCGTCTGGAAGAGAGGGTATCTGGACGAAGACTCTCAAGGCCAAGACGAACATGCACCAACACATTGTCATGAGAtgcttgaagctgttgGAGCTGCAGCGATACATCAAATCGATCAAATCGGTCAAACATCCTACAAGGAAGATATACATGCTCTACAACCTCCAGCCCTCTATAGATGTGACGGGAGGACCATGGTTCACTGATAGTGAGCTTGACACGGAATTCATTGACTCATTACTTACGGTTGTGTGGCGGTTTATTGCATCCAAGACGTTTCCTCTGGCGTTCCAGGAACCTCAAGCCAACGTCAACGTATTTCTGAGCGTGTATCCAGCTTCACATACCGAGTTTGCTAGCCTCGATTCTGTCATGGATTTCATAATATCGAACAAGATTACCAACATCGACTTAGCTCTCAACGATGTGCGTTCTCTCTGTGAGGTGCTCATCTTCGATGATAAGATCGAATTGGTCAAGGATACCGTGGATGTTTATAAAGCAACGTGGCAGTCTGTACTAGAGGCAGGTTACGGCAGGGCGTACAAGGAGGGAGCCGCCCTTGATtctcagcagcagaagtTCTTGGGGGAGCTCGATGCCACTTCTCAATATAGCATTTTTGACCACTACTCTGTGATCAATGCACAAGTCGATGAGGAAGACGTGGTATACCTTGACTCTTGGATCAGAGTATGA
- a CDS encoding urea carboxylase-associated family protein, whose translation MSSLAESSQPAQRTTYGLPKPKPAYFPQPGSKIYADRALYKKIAEAGKTKQSQTLCPPRNGIAVKVPAKSIFRVFTPDGPQVCDLNIWNFHNPKERFWAARTRQLHSAHVSTYDRLWSNLPYLRPLATIIEDPLGGRHDEWGGRIHDTLGTRCDPYVDKLISGEDNDDHCHSNLIRAIKPYGLGEFDVHDVLNLFQVTGLTENDQYFMEASPAEPGSYIDLFAETDLLVAISACPGGDLSNWDWGRRRRHQDEGQLQSLGLGGVDFEQRRGGVEGLKAPEFAPYKGNHGL comes from the coding sequence ATGTCCTCCTTAGCAGAAAGCTCCCAGCCTGCTCAACGTACTACTTACGGCTTGCCCAAGCCGAAACCAGCTTACTTTCCGCAACCAGGGTCTAAGATCTATGCTGATAGGGCTCTCTACAAGAAGATCGCTGAAGCTGGCAAGACAAAACAGTCCCAGACTCTCTGCCCTCCTCGCAACGGTATAGCCGTGAAGGTGCCTGCAAAATCGATCTTTCGTGTTTTCACCCCCGACGGACCTCAGGTGTGTGACTTGAACATCTGGAACTTCCACAACCCCAAGGAACGCTTCTGGGCTGCTAGAACCAGACAGTTGCACCTGGCCCACGTTTCCACGTACGACCGCTTGTGGTCGAACTTGCCTTACTTGCGCCCTTTGGCTACCATCATCGAAGACCCCTTGGGCGGCAGACACGACGAGTGGGGTGGCAGAATCCACGACACTTTGGGCACAAGGTGCGATCCGTACGTCGATAAGCTCATTTCCGGCGAAGATAACGACGACCATTGCCATTCGAACTTGATCAGGGCCATAAAGCCTTATGGTCTCGGGGAGTTTGATGTGCACGACGTGTTGAACCTTTTCCAGGTGACTGGCTTGACTGAAAACGACCAGTACTTCATGGAGGCTCTGCCAGCGGAGCCTGGAAGCTACATCGACTTGTTTGCAGAGACAGACTTGCTTGTGGCAATATCGGCGTGTCCTGGCGGCGATTTGAGCAATTGGGACTGGgggagaaggaggagacaCCAAGATGAAGGACAATTGCAGAGCCTTGGGCTTGGAGGTGTGGACTTTGAACAACGAAGAGGAGGTGTTGAAGGGTTGAAAGCACCCGAGTTTGCTCCTTACAAGGGCAATCACGGATTGTAA